attttgtgtctgtacgtaaATGTCCTGCTTATTTCAAAGGCACCAGTACAAGTCAGCATTGTTACATTAATATCCAAATTCTGCTTATGCAAGCGTTCTTTTTTTGGTATCATGTTCATATTGCATCTGTCCACAGAGCGCCCATGGCAGCAAGGCACTGTCAGATAACACAGGAGACAATGAGGCTCCAGATAAGAGAGGAATTCTTCAACACTCTACTGATGATCTTCGTGTGCAGATCCTTGGCTTTGCTTTCATTTTCTCcttttatacatacatatattccTGCAGTGCCACAGTGTGCTGCGTGGAAGTAGAGCGTCCTTACTGCAGTTATCAaagtataaaaataacaaatattttGCACAAATAGAATTGCTGATGCCATAAATGTTATATTGGTTATAATAGAAGACTCTTCCTCACATTTTTCTGGGACAATCTCACAGAAAGCTAACAAGCTTACATAAAAAGTTTCTAAACTTCTCAGAAGTGGAGGTTGGAGAATACTTCACAGGCTACTGAAGTACTTTAACTGCAAAGTaactttttgtgtctgtattgaAGAGTATAAAGACTTTGCCCTGTATATTTAAGGATAACAACATCATTATATACGCAGCaaataaactgtattttttctgtCACAGAACTGTTCAGACATGGAAGCTGAATGGCAGGATCAAATGTCGTGTGTTAAGTCGTGGGTCAAGGACTCAGTAGCGATCTTTTGAAGATGGCACCCGTGTAGAAAATCCCAGCTGGCTGAGTGGAGCAATGGATTGCATTATTAGCAGCTTGGCTCGGGCTGGTCGATGTGCATTCCTGCAAAAGTGagtgctcctcctcctcctcctcctcctcctcctaattATCCAGATGATTACTCTTCCAATTCAAACAACTGGTGAGCAAACTCCTTCGTTGCCCTCACACTTTAACATTTGATATGAAGTGAGTTAATATCTGATAGCTGATGAAATATAATCTAGAAGTTGAGTTGCTTATTAAAGACAAGATTAGCCTTCTTGACTCAGCAGTGATCTGATTATGCGGAGCCACAGTTTCACTTGTTACATAAAGTAATGTCACACTTCTCTTTGGTAATATACATTTTTAGGGAATCTAAtttctttaatgtttaatttataaTGCATTCATTCAACATCCTCTAAACtttgatgtgtgtttctgtcatttggacagaaagacagaggtgTAGATCTCAGCTGTGGTGTTATATGTTTCTCAAGGAAATATTCTCTACATGATCCGAGCAGGAGAAATCACACAGCTGTGTATTTATTGTAGCAAATGGCATTGCAGTGGCGAGGCTGATGGAGGCACATatacatttgtatttgttaCCATGGCAAATACTATTCCAGAAAGGTCTCTGACACTGGAAAGAAAGTGCAAAGAGCCGAAGTGTTTGAGCGTTTGTAACGTTGAGCGTGAGTGGAAGAAGAAGGCTGGATGTATGTGTTAGTATATAACAGGAAAGGGTGGAGAGATTTTGATAATTTCTGAAAGGAACATAATCCACCCCCCACttgctctctccctccctgccacctccctctcattctctccctctccctctccctctctctctctctgagtccCAGCCCCTGAAGGTGTCATAactgtgctctctctctccctcactcactcactctctatCACCGCCTTTCAGATCTTTAAAAGCTGGTGCTTTGCTGTGTCTCTCTCGATCTCCATTTGTCTCCTCTGGCACTGCAGGGGACTCAACCGGCAAAGCACCAAGGAACAGCTACTGTATAGAAACGGGAAGAAGACTGAGGAaaggggagagaaagggagagagagtgagggagaaatATACATCCAGAAATAGCATCAGCCACATTTAACtgacagagagggacagagtgGAGAACCTGAGACCTGGACAGAAAATGCCTATCCTTTCTAACTTAACAACCGTTGTTTTGTTGCTGATTGCTCACTGCGGATCATGGACCGGGGCAAACCGCTTGGGCCCCTTCAAGGTCTGTCCCTCCTGCAGGGATCCACTGGGGGCAGGTCGGCCCCCCAGGGACCATAATGCTGCCGGCAGCACGTCAGTGTTGGCCCAGGGAGAGCCCTGTGGTGTGTACACCCTGAGCTGTGCCAAGGGGCTCCGCTGTGTTCCCCCACCAAGGGAGCACAGCCCCCTCCAGGCTCTGTTGCAGGGAAGGGGCATTTGCGCCAAGCACAGCAGGACTAGTCCCACTGAGAGGCCCCACCCCACAGGTAAgatactgtatacacacacacgcacacgtgcATGAAATCATGTATGCACACGCACAATGCATGCACCTAcagatgcacacagacacatgcatggACACTGCAGGTAGGCGAGACATGTGCATTGGCACAACCACCACACGTTACTGTATTTAAAGTGCCGTGGATTGCATGTGATGCTGTGTCACTCACCAACAAAAAGAAAGGCCAATTAGTGTGTGACATTTAAGCCTGGATGCATTTGTGCACCGCAGATGAATTTGCAGACCTCAAGCATCCACTAGTGCTcagcagtgcctctggagtcactgtgataaaaatgtcatttgtcATTACAGTCCTGTTGTAAAGGACTGTGATCTGTTAATCAGATATGACGGCAAATCACATAAAACAAGCAGCTTTGATTCAGTCTCTGGGTGCTGCAACAGTGTGTAAGTGAAGATGCATTTCCCTGCGTTTATTTGATTTGTACATATATTTCATCCATTTGAATGACAGGGGTGCATGACAATCATCTGTCCTACAAGTCAGCCTCTCTGTAGAGATTTAAGAATGAATGTGAAACTGTCACAGTGTCACCTACATCCTGATCAAGCTGCTTTTTATTGCAGTGATCTCCATCTACTGTTCAAACTGAGATACTGCGATTAACTATCTGAAAAGGAAACATACTGATGGAAAATTAGGTCTCTCATTGAATGACCACCCCGGATAGATCTCATCTGAGTGACTGCTCAGTACTGTCTTGTGCAAAAATATGCAAAGATTGTCTAAATATCATATATGCAGCTTTTACTGTAAAATGTGACATTGGATGTGGTTTGATGTTGACAGCTACGACAGTTTTATGTCAGATTCTCATGCCCGTGTGTCGTTTCCTCTCAGGTCCCCATCCCTCACACAGTGGTGACATTGAAAAAGTAAGTTCATGCTCTTATTTTACAGTCTTTAATGGGTGAAGCTGATGGAGCATCACCTAAATGATGAAAAATCTGAGATGTATAAAGCATTTTATGTGGCAAGATTGTGTTAATACACATCATATGTGATGGAGAGGGTTGTACATCGAGCTGCATTGTGTTACAGAGAGTTATTACCATAGATCCTCTGCTGTTTGGGGTGTTGCAGTggcatgtacacacactgcCCTGAAGCCATGCATTATGGTGCATGATGTGTGTGCTGCTATGCGGCAGAACTAATTGAGCATGATGTGAATCAGGAAAGTTTCAAGTCGGCCGCTGCCGCCACAGATTTCTCACTTTGCGAGCCGGGTGATCTGCAGCATTTGAACTAATATGTGTTGTTGTGATCGTGGGAACAACGATAGTCACAGAATTGATCAAAATGACATAGTTTAAGTGACACAAAAACGCACAGTCACTTCAAACCATTCAGTGACCTGAAAAGCCAAAGGATTGTGTAACAATATGGTTATATAATGTTACACAATATGTGACATctgatatatataaatatacatattcCCTGCTTCTGGCTCTGATGCTGCATCACTGTAGCGAATCCTTTGTGATTCACATCGACATGTGTTGTGATCAAAGAGGATTTCTGCCAACACAATCACCTGAGGGGAGATAGCAGCTTGCCTCTGCCACTCTTTAGATGAAGACAGGTCTTCCCTCTTTGCCTCTGGTGATGTTTGAAGTCACACTCTGCGTTGCTGTTTTCAGGCACCCTGCCGCAAGCTGCTCAATAGTGTCCTGAGGGGTCTGGAGCTGACAATCTTCCAGTCTGACCGTGACATCTATATACCCAACTGTGACACTCGTGGCTTCTACAGGAAAAAGCAGGTAGAGTGTTACAGTCACCTGAAGCATCATGAGACATGTTAACTTTATGTGATGTGAGAATGTGTCTTTGCTGCACCGACTTGGTGTCTCTGTACTGTATGCATCCCTGAGAGCTGCACTCCACTGCAGCTTTCTGTTCGGTGCATCCAGAGATTTGTCTGTGACCATAAGGGGCTGAGAATAACTGACACTTCTCTCTCTGAGCCTCTCAGCTGTGAGCTCAGAGAATCAGTACTGCGCTATGATGACAtatcattttctctctcttctctccctcaccACCTTTCCCCACGCTCCCACTCAATCTCCGCCCTCCTTCCCCTTTCAAAaaatctccctctctgtcttttaaTCTCACACAGTGCCGCTCCTCCAAGGGCATGCAGCGTGGCCACTGCTGGTGCGTGGATGAACTCGGCACGCCCGTGCCCTCACGTGCCAGCGAAGATGGTACTTTACCATGCGATGGGGAGTGAGGGATGAGTCTGTCCTATTGCTCTGAgcctggaggaagaggagaaggtggtggaggaggaagaggaggaggtgatggaggagcaGGAGCACAGGGAGAGGGGGTGGCTTTAGCATGTGCTAGACACTGCCTGGACAGGAGGTAGCAGGGATAAACCACTTCCTATGGAAAACACACACCAGTTAACGTTCATGTCCTCTCTagaagcaagacacacacactctcacagtccagcagcagcaacaataaCATCTGCCTGAATGTTCAACAGTTGCAGCAACGTCCTCTGCGTCGTCCAGTGACATGCTGCATGCTCACATTAATGCTCCGTGAACTGCCTCAGTGATCCAAGCGGTATTACTCCGAATGATCTCTATATTCCCTGGCTCTTGTCCCGGCTTTCTGGTagaattttattttcctttttactttAGGATAGCTGACACTGCCTGTGTTTGTTCTGATCTCAGTGGGCTGAAATACTGTTACGCAGGTGATGTGACacaaatgtttgaaaaatgtgtcTCCCTCAccgtcctctctccctctctccaaaGATACACTGATATCAACATACCTAATTGACAgaatatttctttttctattaatttatttttgagtATGTGTTTCCATCAAGTACTGCTTGAATCTTACAGTATCTTATATATATGTCAAGTCAGAAAAAATAGTCATACAGATATGATCCTGGATGCTTCTGTTCATTTTATTCGTCAAAATGGCGTTCTGACTGCTTATTAGTTGATTGTTTGTACATATGTTGGAATTTTGTGGTCGACTGTGTGTTCTGAAGTGGCAGACAAAAAGCTTACGGCTGTTACCCTTTTCAAAAAGTTGTAAGGCATATTTTTATACACGTcaatataatattttatatatgaaTTGTTGGTTTATTTAATGAACTACAGTACAATGccatgtatttttatattgtcAGCAGTTTCTTATTTAAAGAcagagattattttatttcatgttagGGAGAAGTGTTGTGCTCTAAAGGCACCTTTATGGCAAAACTCATCACACTCATCAGAGCTCTATTCAACTGCTGCACATCTTATGGTTATATCTCATGTTTTTAAGTTCCTTTTTATTTATGCTTTGTTTATTTGAGAATTGAGAATGTCCATGTTactattatgttttatttttttggcacatcATACTACAAATTCTGATTTcagtagaggaaaaaaaaagatcaaatttGTTATTGTTATGTCTTTCCCAAGTCCTTGCAAAAGTCATGAAATTGTGTGCTATTAAAGTGTGATTAGAATTTATCTATTTCTGAACAATCTTGTTGTGCCAATGTGTGTGCCGTGATGATAGGTCCATGCACAGAGGACCTGTAAGATTtgcaaatatgaaaataaaacataatgataataaaaatggaGAAGAATtaaacatatattaatataacGACGGTTGTTGGGTGTTTTCTTTCTGTGACTTTgagtactgctgctgctgctgatgatgatgatgataaggaGAGGAAGATGAGAATAACAATTATGTCTATGATGTTTTGGGATTATTTCAGGAAAGCTTAATTACATGTTTAAAGATAGACaagattaaagacaaaaaacacaNCTTTgagtactgctgctgctgctgatgatgatgatgatgatgataaggaGAGGAAGATGAGAATAACAATTATGTCTATGATGATGTGGGATTATTTCAGGAAAGCTTAATTACATGTTTAAAGATAGACaagattaaagacaaaaaacacaaacaacataaaccaGAAAACCCTGAGTATGCCAAAAATCTAGTGGTTGAAAATAACCAATTaaatttacttaagtaaaactTTCACTTTCTTGTTCTTATATTTATGCTACTATTCTTTGACTGCACTGcataaatattgtactttttccTCCTCAACTTTGATTAAACAGCAACAATTACGCCTTCTAGTGACTTTAggattaatattttatatacaaAACTGAATCATCCTATGACACAAAGTTGAGCAACTCTGGGCAACAGTTAATAAAGTAGTTAGCCAGTACTATACTTCCACATTAAATGCTGCCTACATGTgatgataatattaataatagccGTGATATAATAAACTCTATATTATGACTACTTCTACCTTTGATGCTTTAAGCAGGCGATATTGCCAATAATCCCTTCTGTACATTTACATATGTAGGATTTTAAATGTaatggacttttttttacaGGCTAAGACTACCACACAAtaatgtttagcaggtaatatttaccatgttcaccattttagttcattgcattagcatgctaacattcacAAATTAGCTCTAAACACAaggtacagctgaggctgaaggaaatgtcattagttttgcagatatTATGTCATAAAGCAAAGTATTGGACAATATTAAATtatgacctgatgatggcactaaAGTAACAATCACAGTAATAATAATTCGTCCGAAGAGGGACATTAATGTCTGAACCAAATGTCATAGCAATCTAAAACTTGTCAAGACATTTCATTCCAAACCACAAATGTCGACCccatggtggtgctagaggaaaggTCAGAGGATCACAAAAGTCCAAGAGATAACTCGTCTGGGAACCATGGAAGTCTGTATGAAATTAAGTGCCAATTCGTCAAGTAGATGTTAAGATACTTCACTGGATAAAGGAAAACTTTGAACTACTGCACTAGCTGAGAAgccaggggatcaccaaagtcatcagGCTCTTCTTGGCTCCACATCTGAACCTTTGTACATACCTGGATATGTGTACCAAATTTCTTGGTAATCCATCCAGTAGGCGTTTCacccaaaaccaaaaatgtcaaccttgCGGTGGAGCttgaggaaaagtcagggattGACTCTGACTTCAAAGCAATCTATCCAatatttgttgagatatttcagtcaggcccaaagtggtggaccaaccaCCAGACTGTCATCGTCATCCATTGAGCCGTGCTGCAAAATGATAGGAATACATCTAAAGCAATAACTcaaaggtcaagtgtgtaggatttataaaaaaaaaaaaaagaattgttgtTCTAGAAAGAGTCACTGAATGagtctacatatggagcaggtcctctatcacagagtccaccatgttgtttctacagtagcccaaagcagacaaaccaaacactggctctagatggggccatttgtgtttttgtgtcagacACTGtagttcctcctcctcctacccTTTCATGCTTGACACATGGGAAAAGTTTCAGTCTTGCAATCTCACGACTAGATCAAAACTTCAGCAGCCAGAGGAGAGACTGTTTCTGCAGCAATGATTTAAattcacagaaacagaaaaattaaGTTTTGCAATTTCAGATATGctattaaatgtaaaaatacaagGTCTGCCCCACTGGATCCCTGCGGGAGGCCTGAGCAGTTTGTTTGATCCACACTCACATGAGAAAAATCAATTCACTGTGTCAGTCCGACTACAACAGCACTTTTAAaacacatgttaacatgttagtccgactgaaattgtACCAAATCGAATTTCTGAAAGTCAGACTaccacacccagataatgtgactgggagttgaattcctcctgcatgtacacagccaatcagacccaaactggctgaGGCACCCTGCGCATGCGCCACAGTTTCCACCTTCGACCTTGAAGACAAAACGTCTCAAATGCAtagcagaaaaaaatagaagaaaaagtAAAGCTAACTTGTATGTCAATTGTTTGATCTGTGACTTAATAGGTCAaaaggaaaaaggtccaatactgaCAACCTCAAAGGAGACATATTGCCACTCATCGTAGCAGAGTTGGACATACTTTGGTCAGTTAatcgattcccctcccgtgcttgtatattgggacaaggacagtagtccaattcgATGGCCTAGTCTAGCTGTAACCGTAGCTCGACTTGAGAAATCAGCAACAAAACCACAAGTGTTAGAGTAATATTGTGCAAGAATTGGTATTTTTACAATGTGACGCCACTGCAGTGTCGGTGcaggggtttgtgctggctgaattTAAGTTGCTATAGCCCCTAACTGAAAGTCCGTTTGGTAAGGTAGTCTCCTACCGCCTCACTCACAGGGcgcgctagctagctaattcttgtctcccATTTCTAAATTAAATTGGATATTGGCAGGGACGTCCATTCTGCTGTCAGATTGCAAAGTTTTTGTACTGTCCTGACGTAAAGTGCAATCTGTCTCACAGCGAACAGAAAGACAACCATGCACTAGTTTGCTCAGTTACAAGGCATAATTCACGCAATGCTTGCAGTGTATTAGGTTGGGAGATTTATAACAACAGTCGTTTGCCTCTGCCATGACCAAAGTTCAGAGAATACCGAGCTAGCTTCTTCTTATAACTTGCTGATGGCGTGTGACGTAGTGCCGAAAAGTGTTTCTCCCAGGTGATCCTACCAAAGTTACATAGTTCAAGAACAGGTGGCACTAAAAGAGGCGCCATTCTTCCTATTACAAGTCAGTGTGCCATCAAAATGACCTGAAGCTGTAATTTCAAGGTAGAAAAAGTTGCTTTAATTTAGAAAGGATAGGCATTGTTCAGGTctcagagatgcaaaataaataaataaataaataattccaTCTTTAGCTTTCTCACAAGCTGCTGAATATGGAGCTTTACAGTCATCTGGAACAAACCATAAATATTTATAAGCACAAGCACGCTCAATCTTTCTGCTGGGATGGCTACAAtagtgatgaagatgatgaagtgTGACACTAAATCAGTTGCCAGTcccattaacaaaaacaaagacttcTGCACAGTCACTCCTGGAGCTCTGACTGCTGTTCATATGAGCAGGTTACTGTGTTTTACTGATTCAGTGTGAGGCTCTCTGCCCTCTGCAGTCACAGTAaccagcagcagtgaaacagagATTACACATTAGAGCACATTAGAGTCATGCTGCTTTCCTGCCATTACTAGGCACATAAAGGATCATTCTCTCCTGCTTCGCAACACAGGGACCAGATACATGCCTGTTTCCAAGGTAACGGCATAGAATATCCCATTTGTCCATGCGTGATATGAAATGAAGGCCTCGCAGAAAATGAAGGAGGAAGCATGATCCTTTGTAGAATCACACCACCACACGTCCTACTTCTCTATCTAGGGTGGTTTGCTATTCTTGGAGATTCTTTTCTGTGCATTGAGCATGAGATGAAGCCAGTGATACGTCTGTCAAGCACAATACATCCACCTACTATTCTGTATACACTGTTAGTATGTAAGTATGATGTGAGTGAAGACTCAAGCACATTTCTGTTTTGAAATTACAAGAGTCTTCGATGCAGATAAGCTCAGTTCTCTGGGTCAAGGGTTAGAAAATGTCCAGATTTTAAGGATGATAATTGTCAGAAACTCATTATTATCTTAGATATTTCTATAGCACATAATTTACTTGCACACAAGCAGCAAGCAAAATGTTGAAGAGAGTCGATACCAAAACTCCTGCACTCATTTTGTCTTCATAAGGGATGTTACCTTTATATTACTTTGTTCTGGTATTCATTAAGGTCAATATATATAACACATCAATATGATGTACATGTGTCAGACTGAGCCAATGGGCAATAAAGAGcttttcacacagacagtgcTGTGTTCGAGGCATATGGGAAAAAGGGAACTTCTAATACAATAGATTGACAACAGGCTATCAATTTGGAATACACACACTAAACAAATACTTCCCTACATTCAAAtagataaatataaaatacaaaagaacTAATGAAGCATCCCCTGAAGATCTTGTTTTTGCTTAGCTCCACTGGTTCAGCTTCTcaccttgctgcagtgatgtgcaCGTATAGTCCAGgagcctgtgacatcactgttgcaTGTGGTTACAGGTTCAACCAAGCACACAAGTGACACTTTCAACCAGAGAGGCAagtgaaacactgattttcaacctggttcagtgtgtaagatttagggggatttagtggcatctgtcAGTAAgcactgcagattgcaactcgctgaaacttctcccagttaaaATTCATTCTTCAgtaggtttttaccaggagctgaattatctgcagaggtctcctcctctccaaaacaaatggacctggtgatcaGTGTTAGTGCTCGCCCATAACATGCTACTGCATGCTCACCCTTTTTCTCTTATAACCTGATGTGTGCTTGTcctttttctgatccagacattgaGGTGgattttaccaggagccgaatcatccacagaggtctaaataaagtagtttcacgttacaaatcagtgtatcTCCAGCGCTTTTTGGCATGGATGCTAGTGTGTGCTcgcctttttt
This genomic stretch from Epinephelus moara isolate mb chromosome 16, YSFRI_EMoa_1.0, whole genome shotgun sequence harbors:
- the igfbp6b gene encoding insulin-like growth factor-binding protein 6b, with protein sequence MPILSNLTTVVLLLIAHCGSWTGANRLGPFKVCPSCRDPLGAGRPPRDHNAAGSTSVLAQGEPCGVYTLSCAKGLRCVPPPREHSPLQALLQGRGICAKHSRTSPTERPHPTGPHPSHSGDIEKAPCRKLLNSVLRGLELTIFQSDRDIYIPNCDTRGFYRKKQCRSSKGMQRGHCWCVDELGTPVPSRASEDGTLPCDGE